In a single window of the Bacillus clarus genome:
- a CDS encoding ABC transporter ATP-binding protein: MKTLLEVKDLQVSFDTHAGEVQAVRGVTFDLKKGETLAIVGESGSGKSVTSKALMGLIPNPPGRIKNGEIIFDGRDLTKLTEKEMQQVRGKDIAMIFQDPMTSLNPTMTIGNQIMEGLIKHQGMSKADARKVALELIDLVGIPNPEARLKQYPHQFSGGMRQRVVIAMALACNPKLLIADEPTTALDVTIQAQILELMKDIQQKTEAAIIFITHDLGVVANVADRVAVMYAGKVVEIGTVDEIFYNPKHPYTWGLIASMPSLDGAEEELYAIPGTPPDLLKPPKGDAFAPRNPQALKIDFEMEPPLFKVSDTHYAATWLLHEQAPEVKPPAVVEKRILQMKAGEQHD; encoded by the coding sequence ATGAAAACATTGTTAGAGGTAAAAGATTTACAAGTCTCCTTTGATACACATGCAGGTGAAGTACAAGCAGTGCGTGGCGTTACTTTTGATTTGAAAAAAGGAGAAACATTAGCGATTGTAGGAGAATCTGGTTCTGGGAAATCAGTTACTTCTAAAGCGTTAATGGGATTAATCCCGAATCCTCCAGGGCGCATTAAAAATGGAGAAATTATATTTGATGGTCGTGATTTAACGAAGTTAACTGAAAAAGAAATGCAACAAGTTCGCGGTAAAGATATTGCGATGATTTTCCAAGATCCGATGACGTCATTAAATCCAACGATGACAATTGGTAATCAAATTATGGAAGGTCTTATTAAGCATCAAGGCATGAGTAAAGCAGACGCACGTAAAGTTGCTTTAGAATTAATTGACCTTGTTGGGATTCCTAATCCAGAAGCTCGTTTGAAACAATATCCTCACCAATTCTCAGGTGGTATGAGACAGCGTGTAGTTATTGCGATGGCGTTAGCTTGTAACCCAAAATTATTAATCGCCGATGAGCCGACAACAGCGCTAGACGTTACAATTCAGGCGCAAATTTTAGAGCTTATGAAGGACATTCAGCAAAAAACAGAAGCAGCAATCATTTTCATTACGCATGACTTAGGTGTAGTGGCAAACGTTGCGGACCGAGTTGCGGTTATGTACGCTGGTAAAGTTGTTGAAATTGGAACTGTTGATGAAATTTTCTACAATCCAAAACATCCGTATACTTGGGGATTAATCGCATCTATGCCAAGTTTAGATGGCGCAGAGGAAGAGCTATACGCAATTCCCGGAACACCTCCAGATTTATTGAAACCGCCAAAGGGTGATGCTTTTGCACCACGTAACCCGCAGGCACTGAAAATTGATTTTGAAATGGAACCACCTTTATTTAAAGTAAGTGATACACACTATGCGGCAACTTGGTTACTTCATGAGCAAGCTCCAGAAGTAAAACCGCCGGCAGTCGTTGAAAAACGCATTCTTCAAATGAAAGCAGGTGAACAACATGACTAA